The following proteins are co-located in the Streptomyces sp. DT2A-34 genome:
- a CDS encoding SDR family oxidoreductase, with translation MRLLVLGGTEFAGRAVVEAALGRGWDVTVFNRGRHEPPAGVRLLRGDRTASDGLAVLAEHTGEWDAVVDTWSAAPRAVRDAARLLRGRAGRYVYVSSCSVYAWAPPAGYGEDAPLVEDAEAGAEQTDYPRDKRGGELAAAEEYGADRSLLVRAGLLLGPYENVGRLPWWLGRIARGGPVLAPGPRDLPLQYVDVRDLAEWILGAVEQELSGPYNLMSPQGHTTMGELLDACVATVGGDAEPRWTEPKVILDAGIEPWTQLPVWVPPGSDMHDALHGADVSRAVATGLRCRPVEETVADTWRWLQDIGGTAPMRPDRTSKGLDPEVEAKVLAALGGVPGTTP, from the coding sequence ATGAGACTTCTGGTGCTGGGTGGTACGGAGTTCGCCGGGCGGGCCGTCGTGGAGGCGGCCCTCGGGCGCGGCTGGGACGTGACCGTCTTCAACCGGGGCCGGCACGAGCCGCCGGCCGGGGTGCGGTTGCTGCGAGGTGACCGCACCGCGTCCGACGGGCTCGCCGTCCTCGCCGAGCACACCGGCGAGTGGGACGCCGTCGTCGACACCTGGTCGGCGGCGCCCCGCGCGGTGCGGGACGCGGCGCGGCTGCTGCGGGGCCGCGCCGGGCGGTATGTGTACGTGTCGAGCTGCTCGGTGTACGCCTGGGCCCCGCCCGCCGGATACGGCGAGGACGCGCCGCTGGTCGAGGACGCCGAGGCCGGGGCGGAGCAGACCGACTACCCGCGGGACAAGCGGGGCGGCGAGCTGGCCGCGGCCGAGGAGTACGGGGCGGACCGCTCGCTGCTCGTGCGCGCCGGGCTGCTCCTCGGGCCGTACGAGAACGTCGGCCGGCTGCCGTGGTGGCTCGGTCGGATCGCGCGCGGCGGTCCGGTGCTGGCCCCGGGCCCGCGGGACCTTCCCCTCCAGTACGTCGACGTCCGCGACCTCGCGGAGTGGATCCTGGGGGCGGTGGAGCAGGAGCTGAGCGGGCCGTACAACCTGATGAGCCCTCAAGGGCACACCACCATGGGCGAGTTGCTCGACGCCTGTGTGGCCACCGTCGGCGGGGACGCCGAACCGCGCTGGACCGAACCGAAGGTGATCCTGGACGCGGGCATCGAGCCGTGGACCCAGCTGCCGGTGTGGGTGCCGCCGGGCAGCGACATGCACGACGCCCTGCACGGCGCGGACGTGTCCAGGGCCGTCGCGACCGGGCTGCGCTGCCGGCCTGTCGAGGAGACCGTCGCCGACACCTGGCGCTGGCTCCAGGACATCGGCGGTACGGCGCCCATGCGGCCGGACCGGACATCGAAGGGGCTCGACCCGGAAGTGGAGGCCAAGGTCCTGGCCGCCCTCGGGGGTGTACCTGGCACCACCCCCTGA
- a CDS encoding winged helix-turn-helix domain-containing protein, whose protein sequence is MATTRSLSSAATLNSPAPHGSRHHLRAVDRDEVIDVADLLPPGATWLPAPQHSLPTLPGQPPMIGYLVLVPADQQPPAPGPARSADGDPLVTVDTVRRTAAVDGRELDLTYLEFELLAHLVANPHRVHTRDQLVTTVWGYGHVGDGRTVDVHIARLRRKLGAEHRDTIRTVRRVGYKYAPPIGR, encoded by the coding sequence ATGGCGACCACTCGTTCTCTGTCCTCCGCCGCCACGCTCAACTCCCCTGCCCCGCACGGTTCACGGCATCATCTGCGTGCCGTGGACCGGGACGAGGTGATCGACGTCGCGGACCTGCTGCCGCCGGGCGCCACCTGGCTGCCCGCCCCCCAGCACTCCCTGCCCACGCTCCCGGGGCAGCCGCCGATGATCGGCTACCTGGTGCTCGTGCCGGCCGACCAGCAGCCGCCGGCTCCGGGTCCGGCCCGGAGCGCCGACGGCGACCCGCTCGTCACCGTCGACACCGTGCGGCGCACCGCCGCCGTCGACGGGCGTGAACTCGACCTCACCTACCTGGAGTTCGAACTGCTCGCCCACCTGGTGGCCAACCCGCATCGCGTGCACACCCGCGACCAGCTGGTCACCACGGTGTGGGGGTACGGGCATGTGGGCGACGGCCGTACCGTCGACGTCCACATCGCCCGGCTGCGCCGCAAGCTGGGCGCCGAGCACCGGGACACCATCCGGACGGTGCGGCGGGTCGGGTACAAGTACGCCCCGCCGATCGGGCGTTGA